One genomic window of Fervidobacterium thailandense includes the following:
- a CDS encoding dihydroorotase, which yields MLIYDPVERKTSSVEEALIDFPEKIPMHSERLLLTYPLVDLHTHVRLNNGEDYNSLEKASIRGGFVVVNIQPNTNPPISSEDVLRHHKELSNGKKVLFLHTVSFFGEISDLGALEVEGISGWSTDGLRYHSEELLRAYLNKKPALLFDHSQLHELPGDFYVGSPLPNARRPYSNEAIAIFRTVTMGLEFGFNRFHIQHVSTAESLETIEYLRRRAKITCELTPHHCYFLPEMIDHPNQKINPPISKDRDVLRDALRKGIIDVLTTDHAPHPEKPETFQDAPYGSSHIEVALSVYLMVFEDFKLVIDKLTVAPLRVIGASFESLGLRFPQDSILIDLDAEFTVDSSTFESKGKNCAFNGCVLRGKVIGFRRNGRWVYWDGQFLEN from the coding sequence ATGCTGATTTACGATCCGGTTGAGAGAAAGACGTCGAGTGTCGAAGAAGCGCTTATCGATTTCCCCGAAAAAATACCAATGCACTCGGAGCGTTTGCTACTCACCTATCCACTCGTGGATCTTCACACGCACGTTCGGCTCAACAACGGCGAGGATTACAACTCCTTGGAAAAAGCTTCGATACGCGGTGGTTTCGTTGTGGTGAACATCCAGCCGAATACAAACCCACCAATCTCCAGCGAAGATGTTTTGAGGCATCACAAAGAACTTTCAAATGGAAAAAAGGTGTTGTTTTTACACACGGTGAGTTTCTTCGGAGAGATATCGGACTTGGGAGCCCTGGAAGTTGAAGGAATCTCCGGTTGGTCGACCGATGGGTTGAGGTACCATTCCGAAGAGCTCCTCCGTGCGTACTTAAACAAGAAACCCGCCTTGCTCTTTGACCACAGCCAGCTACACGAACTTCCAGGTGATTTCTACGTTGGCTCACCACTTCCGAACGCTCGAAGGCCGTACTCGAACGAAGCAATCGCCATATTTCGGACGGTGACTATGGGACTTGAATTTGGGTTTAACCGTTTTCACATCCAGCACGTATCAACAGCCGAATCGCTTGAAACGATAGAGTACCTTCGAAGGAGGGCAAAAATTACCTGCGAGCTCACTCCTCACCACTGTTACTTTTTGCCGGAAATGATCGACCATCCAAACCAAAAGATCAACCCTCCAATTTCGAAAGACCGCGACGTTCTCAGGGATGCCCTTAGAAAGGGTATAATCGATGTTCTCACGACGGACCATGCACCTCATCCGGAGAAACCTGAGACCTTCCAAGATGCACCGTACGGAAGTTCGCACATCGAGGTTGCACTTTCAGTTTACCTGATGGTTTTCGAAGACTTCAAACTCGTTATCGATAAACTCACGGTTGCACCACTCCGGGTGATCGGGGCGAGCTTTGAAAGCCTGGGTTTGCGATTTCCACAGGATTCTATCTTGATAGACCTCGATGCGGAGTTTACTGTGGATAGCTCGACATTCGAGAGTAAAGGAAAGAACTGCGCGTTCAACGGTTGCGTTCTCCGTGGTAAGGTGATTGGGTTTAGAAGAAACGGAAGGTGGGTGTACTGGGATGGCCAGTTTCTTGAAAATTGA
- a CDS encoding oxidoreductase, which yields MASFLKIEPGKIKRYFLSKTRVFEITTDTFFVVFEETVDFKPGQFAMVGTETTLTRKPFTLGLWDGRLAISVKVVGEGSRYIVETDKPIEIIAPLGNPFRPPETKGAVLVAPSCVAEGIHLAETFDADLYICSKTPLNAEFLAMVTAELDRVKCVVGDEAFIRLLDEITEKGYPWIFVSGSKKMEEIAYKRIRSKSKEIEVYLSLNEYMGCGIGACKSCAVETVDGIKHVCTDGPVFRGDAVWTTQ from the coding sequence ATGGCCAGTTTCTTGAAAATTGAACCGGGAAAGATTAAAAGGTACTTTCTTTCAAAAACACGGGTATTTGAGATTACAACTGATACGTTCTTCGTGGTCTTCGAAGAAACTGTTGATTTCAAGCCAGGTCAGTTTGCGATGGTGGGTACGGAAACAACGTTGACAAGAAAACCTTTTACACTTGGTCTTTGGGATGGGAGGTTGGCCATCAGCGTTAAAGTAGTCGGAGAAGGTTCAAGGTACATAGTCGAAACCGACAAACCGATTGAAATAATTGCACCTCTGGGCAATCCGTTCAGGCCCCCAGAAACCAAGGGTGCGGTGCTTGTGGCTCCATCGTGCGTTGCGGAGGGGATTCACCTTGCGGAAACCTTCGACGCAGACCTGTATATATGTTCAAAAACACCACTTAATGCAGAGTTCTTGGCCATGGTCACCGCAGAACTTGACAGGGTTAAGTGCGTTGTTGGTGATGAGGCCTTCATCAGGCTTCTCGATGAAATTACCGAAAAAGGTTATCCATGGATTTTTGTAAGCGGCTCAAAGAAGATGGAAGAGATCGCGTACAAGAGAATTCGATCAAAGTCAAAAGAAATTGAAGTGTACCTATCACTCAACGAATACATGGGCTGCGGCATAGGCGCGTGCAAGTCGTGTGCGGTTGAGACCGTTGATGGAATAAAGCACGTGTGTACGGACGGCCCTGTTTTCAGAGGTGATGCGGTGTGGACAACTCAGTGA
- a CDS encoding dihydroorotate dehydrogenase, translating to MDNSVNREGRLELSVPVIIASGPAGFGEYGKLEDFPWQDVGAFTLKTVTFKKKEGNKPPRMYAKDGYVINRIGLENPGIHEFLEVLQAGEFDWLFEKTSVILSLGGDSFEEYVEISKLIKPYANRFKAIEYNFSCPNVKHGGLSIIANKDEWIKLLYEIRTVLDEEFLIAKLGIEGGFVEHQAKIVSEAGWDGVTVINTVRGLMFNDEGEMIVGGLSGPNLLPIALRAVFEVRKMNPELYIIASGGIYTGDDAIKMLKVGADAVSVGSLLFKNEKMISQIANRVREYLGNSN from the coding sequence GTGGACAACTCAGTGAATCGTGAAGGGAGATTGGAATTGAGTGTACCTGTCATCATCGCATCCGGACCTGCTGGATTTGGTGAGTACGGAAAGCTGGAGGATTTCCCATGGCAGGATGTTGGTGCGTTCACGCTGAAGACGGTGACGTTTAAAAAGAAGGAAGGCAACAAGCCTCCGAGGATGTACGCAAAAGATGGGTATGTGATTAACCGTATCGGACTGGAGAACCCAGGGATACACGAATTTCTCGAAGTCCTGCAAGCTGGGGAATTCGATTGGCTCTTTGAAAAAACATCCGTCATTTTGAGCTTAGGTGGAGATAGCTTCGAGGAGTACGTTGAGATTTCAAAGTTGATCAAACCGTACGCAAATCGCTTTAAGGCTATAGAATACAACTTCTCGTGTCCTAACGTGAAGCACGGAGGATTATCCATAATTGCAAACAAAGACGAGTGGATAAAGTTACTTTACGAAATAAGAACGGTACTCGACGAGGAGTTCCTGATTGCGAAACTTGGAATCGAAGGTGGATTCGTTGAGCATCAAGCGAAAATCGTTTCGGAGGCCGGTTGGGATGGTGTTACCGTGATAAACACCGTGCGCGGATTAATGTTCAACGACGAAGGTGAGATGATCGTCGGTGGTTTGTCCGGGCCCAACTTGCTTCCGATCGCACTCAGGGCCGTTTTTGAAGTTCGAAAAATGAACCCTGAGCTGTACATCATCGCTTCTGGAGGGATTTACACAGGGGATGACGCTATAAAAATGCTCAAGGTTGGTGCGGATGCGGTGAGTGTGGGGAGTTTACTTTTCAAGAACGAGAAAATGATCTCACAAATCGCGAACCGCGTTCGGGAATACCTTGGAAATTCAAATTAA
- the pyrF gene encoding orotidine-5'-phosphate decarboxylase codes for MNVVTKPVLSLDMEDPIEFINRFGTFEYVKVGHNLAVHGRRVLDYFAEHNLKVILDLKFADIPSTVARSIKSWDHPAIVGFTVHACAGVQSVLAALDSTEKIIFSVIKLTSMPGSLEDYIQKIEGLARFGSSFVLPGPWAIKLRNKIGGKILVPGIRMERGRDDQKDVVSLDDVVGYADFAVLGREVYKAKNPAEKMEVIARKYGAEYFRPKLGVKEVVCNG; via the coding sequence ATGAACGTTGTTACGAAGCCGGTTCTCAGTTTGGATATGGAGGATCCTATCGAATTTATCAACCGATTCGGAACATTCGAGTACGTCAAGGTCGGTCACAACTTGGCTGTCCACGGAAGGCGCGTACTGGACTACTTTGCCGAGCACAACTTAAAAGTTATCCTCGACCTCAAATTTGCGGACATCCCGAGTACCGTGGCAAGGTCTATCAAGAGTTGGGACCATCCGGCAATAGTTGGCTTTACCGTCCACGCGTGTGCCGGAGTGCAAAGTGTGCTTGCAGCACTCGACTCGACCGAAAAGATTATATTCTCCGTTATAAAACTCACATCCATGCCAGGTTCTCTCGAAGATTACATCCAAAAAATAGAAGGCCTTGCGCGTTTTGGTTCTTCGTTTGTACTACCTGGCCCGTGGGCTATAAAGCTACGAAACAAGATAGGTGGAAAAATCCTCGTTCCCGGAATAAGGATGGAACGTGGACGCGACGATCAAAAAGACGTTGTCTCCTTGGACGACGTAGTGGGTTACGCCGACTTTGCAGTGCTCGGAAGGGAAGTGTACAAGGCAAAAAATCCAGCTGAGAAGATGGAAGTAATAGCGAGAAAGTACGGTGCCGAGTATTTCAGGCCAAAACTCGGAGTAAAAGAGGTGGTCTGCAATGGATGA
- the pyrE gene encoding orotate phosphoribosyltransferase, whose translation MDEIREILEKTGALLSGHFILSSGLHSPNYVQCAKVFEYPSYGELVGKHLAEKILALGLKPTVVVGPALGGVIVAYEVGKFLGSRAIFTEREDGVMKLRRGFELSENDNVIIVEDVVTTGKSTKEVEEVVLSYGANVVAYASIINRSGSENPFDKPYVYLLKLDFPTYDPNDCPLCRDGIPAIKPGSRKIK comes from the coding sequence ATGGATGAAATCAGGGAAATACTCGAAAAAACCGGGGCACTCTTGTCCGGGCATTTCATCCTATCTTCCGGCCTACATTCACCCAACTACGTCCAGTGTGCCAAGGTTTTCGAATATCCTTCTTACGGTGAGCTCGTTGGTAAACACTTAGCTGAAAAGATCCTCGCACTTGGTTTGAAACCTACCGTGGTCGTTGGTCCAGCGCTCGGAGGTGTTATCGTGGCCTATGAGGTGGGAAAATTCTTGGGCAGTCGTGCAATATTTACCGAACGCGAGGATGGGGTGATGAAACTTCGACGCGGATTTGAACTTTCCGAGAATGATAATGTTATAATTGTTGAGGACGTGGTCACAACCGGAAAGTCAACAAAAGAGGTCGAAGAAGTTGTTTTGAGCTACGGAGCAAATGTCGTTGCGTACGCAAGTATTATCAACCGGAGTGGTAGTGAAAATCCTTTCGATAAGCCATACGTCTATCTTCTGAAACTCGACTTTCCAACCTACGATCCAAACGACTGCCCATTGTGTCGAGACGGAATACCAGCGATCAAGCCCGGATCGAGAAAGATAAAGTAA